The nucleotide sequence CCCCTATTATCTTTTTAACCGGCACTGATTTTAATGATATTAGTAAATATAAAGGTTATAATTTAGGAGCTATTGATTATCTTTCAAAGCCAGTTGATATACAAATTTTACGGTATAAAATTTCTAGTCTTATTGAAATTTTCCAACATAAAAAATATTTAAAACAACAAGCTGAAGAACTCGCTATCACCAACGTATCCTTACATAATCAAGTCGTTAAAATTCAAGCAATTGAGCAATATCTTAATCAGGTAAATCTAAATTTAGAAAAATTAGTTGAACAACGAACCGCTCAACTCCAAAAAGTGAATTCTGAGCTACAGCAAGAAATTCAACAGCGTCGCCATATAGAAGAAGTCTTAAGGATGATAGCTCTAAGTTTTTCAAGGAAAAGTGGAAAAGATTTTTTTTGTTCTTTGGTTGAATATCTTGCTAAAGCGGAAGAGGTAGACTATGCTTTTGTAGTTGAATTGACATCTAACTCACATTTCCTTAAACCAGTTGCTATCTATCCTGAAGAAGCCTTGACAGCAAATATAATATTTGATTTAAAAAACGGTCCTTGTGAAGAAGTTTTAAAAAACGGATTTTCTGTTTATGAAAATCAAGTTTTAATAAAATTCCCTAATCATAAATTAGTCCAAAATCTCCAAATAGAAAGCTATGCAGGAATCACTTTATTTAATTCAGAAAATCAGCCTTTAGGAATTTTGGGGATTATGAGCAAACAGCCTTTAAATAAACCCGAATTGACCACAGAAATTTTGAAAATATTTGCCGTTCGTACAGAATTAGAATTACAACAACAAAAAACCGCAAAAATTTTACAAGATTCAGAAAACCTACATCGTCTTATTCTGACTAATATTTCTGATTCTGTATTCATTACTGATGATCAAGGTTTTTTCACTTTTATCTGCCCCAATACTGAACAAATTTTTGGCTATGATTATCAAGAGATTAAGTTCATGAAAAATATTAAAAATTTATTGGGAGATATTTTTGATACTCAACAAGAATTAACCCAGTTTGAGAAAATTATTAATCTTGAAAAAGTTATTATTAATAAATTTGGTGAACGACGAGTTTTATTGATTAACATTCAACAAGTTAGTATTGCTCAAGGAACTATTCTTTATACTTGTCGAGAAATTACTCATCGAAAAAAAGCTGAAGAAATTTTACAGGATAGAGAAGAACAATTCCGTCAACTAGCTGAAAATATTCGAGATGTTTTTTTTATTCATGATTCTCATTCATACCAATTGATTTACATTAGTCCAGCTTTTGAAAAAATTTGGGGCATTAAACAAGAGAAAGTCTATGAAGACTCTTTAATATGGATGAATTCCATTTATCCGGAAGACCGAGAAAAAGTGATCAATAAAGTCAAACAAGAACAAGCAAATCAACCGACTCAACTAGAGTATCGTATAGTTAAACCCAACCAAGAAATTCGTTGGATTCGAGTCAGGAGTTTTCCGGTTTTTAATAATTTAGGAGAAGTCTATCGAATTGTGGGAATTGCTGAAGATATTACCGAACGAAAACAAGCAGATCAATTAATATATGAAAGTGAACAGCGTTATCGAAATTTGATCAATAATTTACATGCAGGTGTGATTGTTCATGGTTCAGATAGTCAAATTTTACTCTGTAATTCTAAAGCAGTAGAATTGTTAGGAATCGAGCGAGAATGTCTCCTAGAAAAAACTGCGCTTGATCCGGTTTGGCATTTTTTAAAAGAAGATGGAAGCTTGATGTCTTTAAAAGATTATCCAGTCAATCAGGTTATCGCTACAAAAAAATCTTTAACGAACTATGTTGTAGGAGTTATTCGTAAAAATAGTAAAACCTTAATTTGGGGTTTAGTCAATGCTTTTCCTGAATTGGATATTGAGGGAAATTTGACTCAAATTGTTGTTACTTTTTTCGATATTACTGAACGTCAAGAAACTGAGTTAAAATTACAAAAGATGAATGAAGAGTTAGAATTAAAAATTGAGGAAAGGACTTATCACTTACATCAAGCTAACCAACAATTAAGACTCGAAATTTTTGAGCGCGAACAGGCAGAACTTGCTTTAGAAGAAAATAAAGCTTTTTTACGTAATGTTATTGATAATGTACCTTCGATGATTTTTGTTAAAGATGCTGACAGCCGCGTAATTTTAGCTAACAATTTTTTAGCCAAGTTTTATAACAAAAGCATTGACCAAATAGAAGGACAGCAACATATAGAATTTGTTCCTGATTTAGCTGACCAAAAAAAATTCTTGCAAGAAGATCAGCAAGTTTTCAAATCTTTAGAAACATTGTTGATTCCGGAACAAACTATAACCTTGCCTTCCGGTGAAGTTCGCTATTTTCAAACCAGCAAAACTCCTTTAATCTCTATAGATGGAAAAGTGAAATATCTATTAGGGGTAGCCACAGATATTACTGAACGGAAAAATTTTGAACAACAGTTAGAAATCGCTTTAGCCCAAGAGAAAGAACTTCATAAGCTGAAAATTCAGTTTATTGATCTTATTTCTCATGAATTCCGTACTCCTTTAACGGCTATTTTAGGCAGTGCCGAGTTTGTTGAACGACATGGAGAACAACTAAAAGCTGAAAAAAAAGAAAAGCATTTACGTAATATTCTTCTTGCTGGACGGAGACTTAATGAATTAGTGGATGATGTATTATCGATTAGCCGAGCAGAATCCGGTAAACTAGAATTTAACCCTACTCCTTTAGACTTTGTAGAATTTTGTCAAAATTTAATTGAAGAAATTCAATTTGGCTTTGCTAAAAATCATCATATTGAATTATTGCTCAAAGGATTCGTTCCTGAAAAAGACTGTAATATCTGCTATCTTGATGAAAAGTGTTTGCGACATATTTTAATTAATTTACTTTCTAACGCGACTAAATATTCGGCGGTTGATAGTTTAATTCAATTATCTTTGGACTGTCAAGAACAGCAAATCATTTTTCAAATTAGCGATCAAGGAATTGGTATTCCTCTAGAAGACCAATCTCTTCTTTTTGAACCCTTTTACCGAGCTAATAATGTTCATACTATACCGGGAACCGGACTCGGACTCAAGATTGTACAAACTTATGTAACCTTGCACAAGGGAAAAGTAGAGTTTATTAGCGAGGAAGGGGAAGGTACAACTTTTACAGTGACTTTACCACGATACAAAAATTTACAAAGTTATGGTTAATTTAATTAAGTTTAAGGGCAGTATAAATATTAAATACAATTATTTAATTGAAGAAACTGCCGTGACCACAATTTTAGTCATTGAAGACGATGAAATTATTCGAGATATTATTAATGATATATTATCTCTAGTGGGTTTTGATGTTATTGAAGCTACCAATGGGCAACAGGGTTTAGAAATTGCTCTTTCTACTTACCCAGACTTAATTATCTGCGATATTATGATGCCTCAACTCGATGGTTATGGTGTACTACAAGCCCTACAGTGCCATTCCACAACAGAATCTATTCCTTTTATATTTCTGACTGCTAAAGGAACGCCAGTTAATATTAGAGAAGGAATGGATTTAGGAGCCGATGATTACCTCACTAAACCTTTTAGCGAAGAAGGACTTTTAAAAGCTGTTACTACTCGTCTTAAAAAACGAGCTTCAATTGAATTGCAATATATAAACAAAATTCAGGAAATTCAAAATAAACTAGAGTTTCTCCTACATCATGATCCTTTGACCAATTTACCTAATCAACTTTTATTAAGAAAATTTTTTCAAGAATTCATTTCAAAGCAAAAAAGTTCTCAAACCGCTAAAGATACTCAAACTCCCGACAATAAAAATCAATCTTTTATTCCTATCCTATCTATTGGTTTAGATCGCTTTGAACGAATTCATGAAAGTTTTGGTTATGAAATTAGTGATATTTTATTAAAATTGGTCGCTCAACGTTTAGTAAGCTGTGTCCATAAACAAGGAATAATTGCTCGTCTAAGTGAAGATGAATTTGTCATTATTCTTAATCCGGTTGTAGATAAACATTTTGCCTCCCAAATAGCCGAGCATATTATTAATACTTTTTCTCATCCTTTTATGATTGAGAGTCAGGAAGTTTTTATTACCCTAAGTTTAGGAATAGTCATTTATCCTCGTGATAGTCAAAAATTGCAGGAATTAATCCAAAAATCCAAAGCAATAATGAAACGAGTAAAACAAATGGGTGGCAACTCTTACGAATTTTATAGCCGCTTAATTGAAAAAAATGTTGTTTCAGATTATTTAGACTTAGAAACGGATCTCCGTCATGCTTTAGAACGAAATGAATTTGAAGTTTACTATCAACCTAAAGTGAGTTGTGAAACGGGTAAAATTGTTGGAGCGGAAGCATTATGTCGTTGGAACAATCCAAAAAGGGGAATGGTATCACCCGGAATTTTTGTGCCTATTGCCGAGGAAATAGGATTAATAGAACCTCTGGGAGAATGGGTGTTAAGAACAGCTTGTAAACAGGCAAAAGATTGGCAAAAAAAAGGTTTAAATCCGATTAAAATAGCTGTCAATATTTCTGCTCGTCAATTTAATCAAAAAAATCTAGCACTGTGGTTAAGTAATATTTTAGAAGAAATTAATTTTAATGGTCAGTTATTAGAATTAGAATTAACAGAAAGTATGTTACTCGAAAATCCGTCAATTTCTGTTTTAAAATTACGAGGGCTAAAAACCTTGGGAGTGAAAATCGCTATTGATGATTTTGGAACGGGGTATTCTTCATTAAGTTATTTACAGCAGTTTCCTTTTGATATTTTAAAAATTGATCGTTGTTTTGTTAAAAATATTGATCAAAATGTCAAAAATGCAGAAATTACAAAAGCTCTTATTTCTTTAGCTCACCATTTAAATTTAGTTGTTGTTGCTGAAGGTGTAGAAACTAAACCTGAGTTATCTTTTTTAAAAACATATAACTGCGATGAAATCCAAGGATTTTTATTTAGCCGCCCTCTGCCGGCTTCTGAGTTTGAACGTTTAGCCACTGGAGAATTGAATTTTATGAATTTAACGTAGTTTTTCTATGCCGCTCAATTAAAATTAAGGCAAACAGTCTTCTACTGAGTTTACCCTAACCTTAAACATGATTATTCCCTTCCCACAACTCACGCCGGCGATTGTGCGAAATCCTTTAGTGCTTTCACCAGATACTAAAGTTTTAGAAGCGATCACCTCTTTGATCAATCAACGCTCACAACCGGTTAAATCAAATTGTGCTGTCGTGGTAGAAAATGGGCAAATTGTAGGAATTGTCACCAAAGGAGATATTTTAGTTGCACTAGCACAGTCGCAAACTCTCGATTTCTTGACCATCAGTCAGGTGATGAGTTCTCCTGTTGTCATGCTGCGAGAATCTGAGTTTACTGGTTTAGAGTCGGCAATCAACTTGTTTCAAACTCATTCAATTGATCATCTACCGATTATTGACTCAGAGAATCACCTTGTCGGGTTACTCACTTCAGACAGCCTATCGGCAGTTATCCAATCATATATAATGAAGGATCAAAAAATAGCTGAGAAAAAAACAACTCTTCAATTAGAAAACTCTTTTCAAGCCGCGATTTTAGACGAAATTAATCATATTAGTTCACCAAAACAAGAACAAAGAAAACTCCAAGAAAGTGAACTTAATTATACTTCTTTAGCAGAAATCGCTCCCATTGGCATTTTTCGCACCGATACTCAGGGTTACTGTGTTTATGTGAATCCTCGTTGGTGTGAGATCGCCGGATTAACTTCAGAAGAAGCGAAAGGAAAGGGATGGGAACAAGTCCTCCATCCGGATGATGATGATGAGGTGAGCGCTCAATGGTATCGAAGCGTTGAGGAAAATCGCCTTTTTCAACTGGAATATCGTTTTAAACGACCTAATGGAGAGATAAGATATGTTTATGGTCAATCCGTCGCACTAAGAGACATTAATCAGCAGATTATTGGTTATTTAGGCACAATTACTGATATTACTGAGCAAAAGAAAACAGAATACCGCTTAAAAGAAGCCCTACGCTTGGCAAAATTAGGCAACTGGGAACTCGATGTTCAAAACAATATTGGCTATTGGTCAGAAGAAGTTTTTCACATTTTTGGCAGAGAACCTCAGCCATTTAGCCCTTCTTTTGATGGCTTTTTAGAATTAGTTCATCCCGATGATCGCTCGAAAGTTGTCGCCTCCTATACTCAGCACCTAGAAAAGCGAATTCCTCACGAAGTGGTTCATCGTGTGCCGATGCCTGATGGACGGATTAAAGTTGTAGTAGAACGATGCGAAACTGCCTATGATGCCGAAGGCAAACCGATTCACTCATTAGGAACCGTTCAAGATATTACAGAGTATTATAAACAAGAAACTATACTCAAAAAACTGCTGGCAGGGACATCTAATACTCTGACTCAAGAGTTTTTCTCGGCTTTAGTGCGCCATATTGCCGAAGCCTTAGAAGTCTCCTATGTGATTATTGCAGAATTAATTGATGAGCGGCTGCACACTTTCGCCTTTTGGGGAGATGAACAATTACAGAAAAATATTGATGTGGCAATTTGTCAAACTCCTTGTGAATATGTTATTAAAGACGGATTTTTTTATTGTTCTCATAGTATTCAAGAGCAATTTCCCCAAAATACCCATTTAGCCCAAATGCAAGCCGAGAGTTATTTGGGCATAGTGTTAACGGATAAAAATAGTCATCCCATCGGCATCCTTTGCGTTTTAGATGTAAAACCGATGGATAGAGAAACCGCCGAAATGATCCAACAAATTTTACAAATTTTTGCCGGACGAGCTTCTGCGGAACTGGAACGAAAGCGTAGCGATGAAGCCCTACAGCAACTTAAGGCTACCTTAGAAGCGCAAGTCGAGGAAAGAACCCAACAGTTACAAGAAAGTCAGCGATTTATACAACAGATTACCGATCAATCTCCTAGTATTTTATATCTCTACGATCTTCAAGAACAACGAAATATCTATATCAATCAAGAGGTTTCCCGGATTTTGGGCTACAGTCCCACAGAAATACAAGAGATGGGAAATCTTATAATATCTCGTTTAATACACCCGCAAGATTTAAGCCGATTCAATCGATATCTCGAACAGCTTAAGCAAGCCCAGGATCACGAAATTTTAGGCGTTGAATACAGATTTCAAGATATTAAAGGTCAGTGGCGATGGTTTTCAGGTCGAGATGCTGTTTTTAGCCGAGATTCACAAGGAAGAGTTAAACAAGTGATTGGCGTAGCGCAAGATATTACCGAACGAAAACAAGCCGAACAAACCCTTTATCTTCAAGCACAACAAGAAAAACTCTTGCGAGAAATTAATCAGCGAATTCGTCAATCTCTTGACCTTCAGACCATTTTTGACACCGCTTGTCAAGAAATCCTTCTATTACTTCAGGTAGATCGGGTGGGAATTTTCCGCTTTGATCCTGAATCTCATTACGATGATGGAGAATTTATCGCTGAGGCAATGGTGGCGGGATTACCTTCTGCAATAGCGATTCACGTTCACGATCACTGTTTTGGGGAAAAATTTTCATCTCTCTATGCTCAGGGCAAATTTTTGGCCGTTGATGATATTAATAATAGTGAACTGATGGACTGTCACCGTGAGATCTTATCTCAGTTTCAGATTAAAGCCCATTTAGTGCTGCCGTTATTGTGTGAAGAACAGTTGTGGGGTTTACTTTGTGTACATCAATGTTATGATACTCGTCACTGGAAAGAAGCAGAAATTAAGTTACTCCAACAAATTACCCATCAATTAACGATTGCTATTCAGCAAGCCAGTTTATATGAACAAATACGGCAAAAACTCCGCCAACAACAAGCCATTGCTGCTATTGTTCAACAGGTTCGTCAATCTCTCAATATCGAGGAGATTTTAAACACCATTACCCAAGATGTGAGAGCCTTATTTGACTGTGATCGGGTGATTATTTTTCGTCTGTATTCTGATGGGGGAAGCCGAATTATTGAAGAGTCCGTTTCTACTGAATTTCTCCCACTCAAATATTGTCACTGGGATGATGAAACTTGGTCACAAGATATCCTCAATCTATATTGGCAGGGGCAACCTCGTATTGTCCCCGATGTTATGAACGATATCTATACTGAGTGCTTACATGAATATTCCCGTGAAGGGCAAATTCAATCTAAAATTGTTGCGCCGATTCTTCTAGACTTAAAAGAAAAAGAAAATCATCGTTGGGTGGCCTCAACAAACAGTCATAAACTATGGGGTATTTTAGTTGTCCATGCTTGTCGAGAAAAACGAGTTTGGCAAAATTCCGAAGCGCAACTCTTACAACAAATTGCCAATCAATTAGCGATCGCCATTCAGCAAGCCAGTTTATTTGAGCAATTGCAGGTAGAAATCGAAGATAAACAGCAAAAAAATGCAGAGCTTGACCGCGCAACCCGGCTTAAAGATGAATTCCTCGCCAATATGAGCCATGAATTGCGGACTCCCCTGAATGCGATTCTAGGCATGACAGAAGGGCTACAAGATGAAATTTTTGGTCAAATTAATGAACGACAACGCAAATCTCTTAAGATTATTGAACAGGCTGGCAATCACTTACTCGAACTAATTAACGATATTTTGGATGTGTCGAAAATTGAATCGGGTCAATTAGAACTTCATTGTACTTCAACAGAAATTATTCCCCTCTGTCAATCAAGTCTTGCTTTTGTGAAACAACAGGCAGTGAAAAAACGCATTCAGTTAGATTTTAATATTTCTTCTAATATTTTAATGTTAACCCTAGATGAACGTCGTATCCGTCAAGTGATCATCAATCTACTCAATAATGCGGTCAAATTTACCCCAGAAGGCGGAAAAGTTGGCTTAGAAGTTGTCCAAATAGGGGAAAATACAGTAAGATTTGCCGTCAAAGATACAGGAATTGGCATAGCCGCCGAAAACATCCCGAAATTATTTCAACCCTTTATGCAAATTGATAGTGCTTTAAATCGTCAATATACGGGAACGGGTTTAGGATTAGCATTAGTCAAACGTCTTGTGGATTTACATGGGGGAGAAGTGAGTGTTACCAGCGAGTTAGGGGTGGGCAGTTGCTTTAGCGTTGATTTACCGCTCATGGAAAGTTGCTCAACTGACAATTTTTTTGATTTTCAAACGCCATTAACCCCTGAAGTAGAAGCGAATTCTGTCAACTTAAAAAATGCTCCCTTAATCCTCTTAGCAGAAGATAACGAAACGAACATTACCACCATTTCTAATTACCTGAAAGCCAAAAAATATAAGCTTATTTTAGCCAAAAATGGAAAAGAAGCTATTTCACTAGCCCAATCTCAACAGCCTGATTTAATTTTAATGGATATTTGCCTGCCGGGCATTAATGGGTTAGAAGCTATTCAACAAATTCGACAGCTTCCGGATTTGAAGGATATACCCATTATTGCAGTAACAGCTTTAGCCTTGACTGGTGATCGGGAACGATGTCTTGAAGCCGGAGCCAATGAATATTTAAGTAAACCTTTGAAGTTGAAAGAATTAGTTGCGCTTATTCAATCTCTTTTAGAGTAATTGTATATTCTCAGTCAAATCAAAATAAAAAATATTTAGTAAAAATTTACAAAAATGCTCATTAAATTTGACAAGTTGCAGAGGTTAGGGAGCTTGGATTTTTCCTACCCAAGGCGGGCTGTGAATTCTCTGAAATGATTAAATAAATTTATTCTAGTACCAAGTTTAAGCTAAACAATTTTGCATTAAAGCAACTAAATCTTTAAATTTAATCGGCTTGGTGACATAATAGTTAGCTCCTGCTGTTAAACATTTTTCCTGATCGCCCTTCATGGCAAAAGCTGTTAAAGCAATAATGGGGGTGTTAACCAACTCAGGAATTTGACGGATGGCGGCAATAGCTTGTAATCCGTCCATTTTTGGCATAGAAATATCCATTAAGATTAATTTGGGTTGCACTTGTTGCGCTTTTTCAACTGCTTCTATCCCATTATTAGCTACGATTAAAGAATAGCCAAAAACTTCCAAGTAGTCGCAAATCGTTAGTTGATTCATGAAGTCATCTTCTGCCAGCAAGATTACGGGAGGATCTATAGATGAATGAACGGTTAAATCGCAAGGAAAATAAGATTTATTCATAATTTTACCTCAAATAAGTAGGAAGACATCGATAAACTCTCCTCTGTGTGTAAAATACTTAGAATTTCAACACATTTGACATAAAAACTTTATAATCCAGAAAAAATTCTCCATTGCCGTTAAATTTCATAAAAATTAGGTACTTTAGCTTAGTGTTTGGTTCGAAGTCAAGTTAACTGTGAGGTTAGGTACTCATACAAGAGACAATAGCCACTCTTGAAAGCTTGAAAGGCTTTGGCTCTATTACATTTCAAAACACATAGTGTGCTTTATTTATGTCTAGGGAGTTAGAAAAAAAAGTGTCTGTGAGCCTACAACTATCATAAGGGATCACGTTGCTGATTCACTTAGATAGGCCATAAATCTTAAAAAAAAATTAAGTAAAATCTAGCTAAAGCAAGTATTTAACCTTTAAAACTCTCGTGATCGTTCGTCAGGGCAAGCCTTTGCTTTGATTACTGTAAATATAAACCATAATTGTATGAAATTATTAAAGCGCAAAGATCATTAATATTACTCATATAACAATAAAATATATAACAAAAAAATACAGTTGGATAAAAAAGTTAATTAACATCGTGATAAAAAAGACAATTTAATGATCAAACCCTTTAAATTTTAGTTTTTCCTTAAATTTGCATCTAAATCTTATTTTTTAAATGATGAGTCTGCTAAAAAGCTTTTAAATAGCACTATATAGAGTTATATATCAAGGTCAAGATCAGATGAAAAATCAGTTAGCTTATATAAAAAAAGATGGGTGTATCTACACTTGGCAAAAATTTGGATTAAACTTATCTTAGTAGTAAGAGAATGAAAGTCCATCTCATGCTCAACCGCCAGAAGTTAAATAAGCTATCCTGAGCTATCCTGAAAGTAAGTAAATAACCAATTTTATATTCAAACTAAACATTTAAATAAAAATGTTAATGTTTAGTTAAGAAAGGGTGTATAAATCATCAACATACTTTAAAATGTTGACCCTAGGTTGGGTATTAAAGAGCAACGCAAAAAACATACTCTAGAGTTTCTTATTATTTCTCATAAGGTCATAGCTGGCAAGGCTAAGATTAGAGAGCTATGAAAAAAGAGCAGATAATTATCTGATTTAACCCTTGACAAAAAGAATGTTTAAGGTTGAGATTCTGTAAGAAAAACTCAAGCAATTTCAGCATACTCAACCAAAAAGAACCAACGTATTTAAGGATGATAAATGTCATGAGAAATATTTTTTTAAAAATAGCAATTTTGAGTTTTCTAACAAGTTTTGCCATCGGGGAGCAACCGACAAATGCTTTAACCTTGTGGGAGCAAGTCCCTAATAGTGATTTATGGGAAATGGGTTTAGGATATAATCAATGGTCGAAAGTCAATAATGACCTAACAGCAGTTCAATGCCCTCAACCTAGTTTATATTCGAGCGGTGAAATTTGTTTGAATAATTTATTAATCGATTTCTCAATATTGAACAAAAATAAGCCAAGAGAAAATCATCCCGTTCAAACCCTGATTATCCCTCAACCCACTGAGCCTAACTTAGTTCCCGGACTAATTTGTTTTGCAAGTTTTTTGGCTTTCACCCGCCTGATCAATATAGGCGAAAAAATTTTTGATAGCCATCAGGGAACTGATAAAATTCCATTCATTAAACATCAATAAAGCCCTAAACCTCCATAAAATTTTGCTGGTTGCTCAAGCTCAACTCACGGAAATTTTCATCAACAAGAGTTATGAATAAACCACCAAAACAGAGAAAAAAGTTAGAACAAGGGTTTACTCTCTTAGAACTGCTCATGGCTTTTTTGTTATTGAATGTTTTAATGATTATTAGCTATCAAATGAGCCTTAAACAAGTTGAAAAAGCGAGACAAGCCGAAGCTCTAAGTACCCTTGGACTTATTAACCGCGCACAACAGTTTTATAAATTTGAACATAGCACCTTCACTTCCTTGAACAATCTTTCGATTTCTATAGGTTCGGATAATGGCAATGGAACTTACAGCGCACAATACTATATTTTCAGTGATACGAATATTGAATCGACCTATAGCGGTCAGCGAGCTAGTGCCAGTCCTGTTTATCAAAACGATATCCTCAATTATGCTTCTGCCATCAGTCAAAAAAATGATGGAACCTTTACAAATATTATTTGTGAATCAACTAGCACCACTGCTGATGATGCTGCCACTAGCCAGAGCAATAATGAGGTGTTTTGTTCGGGAGGACACCCAATGCGATAAAACACTAAGTCTAGGAGATAAGACAAAGACAGAACTCCTCAAGAGGACAAGTTAAAAGTCAAAACCTCGCCAATAATTTTTTTTTCATTAAGAGTTTAATTCTGTTGGATTTTTAGAGGACAAAAAAATGATTTTTCCTAACTTTTTTATTCTAGGCACTGCTCAAGCCGGAACGATGGCTTTACAGAGTTATTTACAACAACATCCGCAAATTTATATGACTTCTGAAAAAATCAACAGGGCGACTTTGCCCGCCAAAGAATTTAAGTTATCAAGAAATAAAAAGATTAATCAATTGACGATTGCCAATCCCCTTGACTTACCCAAAAAAATCACAAAAGATATGGCTATTGGAACCGCTTGTCCTGTTTATCTTTATAATCCCAACGTCGCGCCAAAAATTTATGAGTATTGTCCCCAAGTTCGATTAATCGTTATTTTGCGTCATCCCGTCCTACGGGCTTATATTAATTTTTTACATTTATTTTTGGAGCGGCGAGAACCCCATCAAGACTTTTTGGCGGCTTTACAAGCGGAATCTCAACGAATTCAAAAACATTCCCCTTGGTTTACTCATTATATTCAATTAGGATTTTATGGTCAACAATTGAAACGTTATTATCAACTTTTTTCTCCCGAACAAATTAAAGTTTATCTCTATGAAGATTTTCTTATTGAGCCACTTAATATCCTCAAAGATATTTGCCATT is from Gloeothece verrucosa PCC 7822 and encodes:
- a CDS encoding PAS domain S-box protein, yielding MENPTKANILLVDDQPTHLILIEKLIKDLKHNVIIANSGQEVLNYLRFHKQELAAIILDVNMPGMNGFQVAEKIKALPEHQETPIIFLTGTDFNDISKYKGYNLGAIDYLSKPVDIQILRYKISSLIEIFQHKKYLKQQAEELAITNVSLHNQVVKIQAIEQYLNQVNLNLEKLVEQRTAQLQKVNSELQQEIQQRRHIEEVLRMIALSFSRKSGKDFFCSLVEYLAKAEEVDYAFVVELTSNSHFLKPVAIYPEEALTANIIFDLKNGPCEEVLKNGFSVYENQVLIKFPNHKLVQNLQIESYAGITLFNSENQPLGILGIMSKQPLNKPELTTEILKIFAVRTELELQQQKTAKILQDSENLHRLILTNISDSVFITDDQGFFTFICPNTEQIFGYDYQEIKFMKNIKNLLGDIFDTQQELTQFEKIINLEKVIINKFGERRVLLINIQQVSIAQGTILYTCREITHRKKAEEILQDREEQFRQLAENIRDVFFIHDSHSYQLIYISPAFEKIWGIKQEKVYEDSLIWMNSIYPEDREKVINKVKQEQANQPTQLEYRIVKPNQEIRWIRVRSFPVFNNLGEVYRIVGIAEDITERKQADQLIYESEQRYRNLINNLHAGVIVHGSDSQILLCNSKAVELLGIERECLLEKTALDPVWHFLKEDGSLMSLKDYPVNQVIATKKSLTNYVVGVIRKNSKTLIWGLVNAFPELDIEGNLTQIVVTFFDITERQETELKLQKMNEELELKIEERTYHLHQANQQLRLEIFEREQAELALEENKAFLRNVIDNVPSMIFVKDADSRVILANNFLAKFYNKSIDQIEGQQHIEFVPDLADQKKFLQEDQQVFKSLETLLIPEQTITLPSGEVRYFQTSKTPLISIDGKVKYLLGVATDITERKNFEQQLEIALAQEKELHKLKIQFIDLISHEFRTPLTAILGSAEFVERHGEQLKAEKKEKHLRNILLAGRRLNELVDDVLSISRAESGKLEFNPTPLDFVEFCQNLIEEIQFGFAKNHHIELLLKGFVPEKDCNICYLDEKCLRHILINLLSNATKYSAVDSLIQLSLDCQEQQIIFQISDQGIGIPLEDQSLLFEPFYRANNVHTIPGTGLGLKIVQTYVTLHKGKVEFISEEGEGTTFTVTLPRYKNLQSYG
- a CDS encoding EAL domain-containing response regulator; protein product: MVNLIKFKGSINIKYNYLIEETAVTTILVIEDDEIIRDIINDILSLVGFDVIEATNGQQGLEIALSTYPDLIICDIMMPQLDGYGVLQALQCHSTTESIPFIFLTAKGTPVNIREGMDLGADDYLTKPFSEEGLLKAVTTRLKKRASIELQYINKIQEIQNKLEFLLHHDPLTNLPNQLLLRKFFQEFISKQKSSQTAKDTQTPDNKNQSFIPILSIGLDRFERIHESFGYEISDILLKLVAQRLVSCVHKQGIIARLSEDEFVIILNPVVDKHFASQIAEHIINTFSHPFMIESQEVFITLSLGIVIYPRDSQKLQELIQKSKAIMKRVKQMGGNSYEFYSRLIEKNVVSDYLDLETDLRHALERNEFEVYYQPKVSCETGKIVGAEALCRWNNPKRGMVSPGIFVPIAEEIGLIEPLGEWVLRTACKQAKDWQKKGLNPIKIAVNISARQFNQKNLALWLSNILEEINFNGQLLELELTESMLLENPSISVLKLRGLKTLGVKIAIDDFGTGYSSLSYLQQFPFDILKIDRCFVKNIDQNVKNAEITKALISLAHHLNLVVVAEGVETKPELSFLKTYNCDEIQGFLFSRPLPASEFERLATGELNFMNLT